In the genome of Colletes latitarsis isolate SP2378_abdomen chromosome 9, iyColLati1, whole genome shotgun sequence, one region contains:
- the Ilers gene encoding isoleucyl-tRNA synthetase isoform X1, translating into MKEKLPETINFPKEEELVLELWKKLNTFQNCLKQSKGKPKYTFYDGPPFATGLPHYGHILAGTIKDIVTRYAHQSGFYVERRFGWDTHGLPVEFEIDKTLGIKGPDDVAKMGIANYNKECRNIVTRYAAEWETIVTRIGRWIDFKNDYKTLYPWYMESVWWVFKELYNKGLVYQGVKVMPFSTGCNTPLSNFESGQNYKDVVDPSVVVSFPLVDEPGISILAWTTTPWTLPSNMALCCNPSFEYVEIKDHSSDNVYIILESSLELIYKSSDAYTVQRKRKGSDLKGKIYKPPFPYFQNLREKGAFVVLNDMYVTAETGTGIVHQAPYFGEDDYRCCLAAGIITKDQEMICPIDSCGCFIEPVHDFVGKYVKDADKEIVKYLQANKRLIHGSTTKHSYPYCWRSDTPLIYKAVPSWFIRVEAIKDQLITANSNTYWVPDSVKEKRFGNWLRDARDWAISRNRYWGNPIPLWISEDGQEVVCVGSIAELEKLTNTKVTDIHRESIDDLTIPSNRPGYPPLRRIPEVFDCWFESGSMPFAQMHYPFECKKEFEENFPADFIGEGIDQTRGWFYTLLVISTALFKKAPFKNLVANGLILASDGQKMSKRKKNYPDPIQIVDKYGADALRLYLINSPVVRAENLRFKEEGVRDVIKDIFLPWYNAFRFLLQNIERFEREEETTFVYDKTKNVHSNNIMDRWILSFTQTLLQFVKQEMQSYKLYTVVPHLVKYIDNLTNWYVRMNRKRIKGDGGVTDCRQALNTLFSVLYTMVCINAPFTPFLTEFMFQRLTKILSPSKTNMESVHYQMVPESCLQLIDENIEKAVSYMQTVIELGRVVRDRKTIPIKYPLPELVVIHQDATILEEIISLKSYILEELNIKELTVTTDKQKYGVILRAEPDHKILGSRLKAEFKSVTQVIKELSDEQLQTFVTTNEIIVQGHKLEKQDLRLMFSFTGPAAEQLSKQYEAHSEGNVLILLDVTPDESMHNEGIAREVINRIQKLRKKAQLVPSDEAIAYYEIQDKDSTLAKVIVSHKGFIENATKTPQEDSLKMPSNASVIIEKTESIKGVDMKLTLVKTMHEVQNNRTEMETLLKYVNVELLDIKPRFGATSCLGTILLQTPKSLIPISYEQLKREIELIFGIHGCFYDLYINNELMLELSDISLLHKQTIKVRKVGSSEILSSAALKNPGCKFVNINSAAGKGTILLENPRGNFNLDHAMLKQRLHLFFDHTSISEPLPAILCQLNGKTLELS; encoded by the coding sequence ATAGATAAGACATTGGGCATAAAAGGTCCCGACGATGTTGCTAAAATGGGGATAGCAAATTATAATAAAGAATGTAGAAATATTGTAACACGGTATGCAGCAGAATGGGAAACAATTGTGACTAGAATTGGAAGATGGATAGATTTTAAGAATGATTACAAAACATTATATCCCTGGTATATGGAATCTGTCTGGTGGGTTTTCAAGGAGCTATATAATAAGGGTCTTGTATATCAGGGTGTTAAAGTAATGCCTTTTTCTACAGGCTGTAACACGCCGCTATCCAATTTTGAATCAGGACAAAATTACAAAGATGTTGTCGATCCTTCTGTAGTTGTATCTTTTCCTCTGGTAGATGAGCCAGGTATTTCTATTCTTGCTTGGACCACTACTCCTTGGACTCTACCTAGCAACATGGCACTTTGTTGTAATCCTAGTtttgaatatgtagaaattaaagATCAttcttctgataatgtatacatTATATTGGAATCTAGTTTAGAACTTATATATAAATCTTCAGATGCATATACTGTGCAACGTAAGAGGAAAGGATCTGATTTAAAGGGAAAGATATATAAACCACCTTTtccatattttcaaaatttaagGGAGAAAGGTGCTTTTGTGGTATTAAATGATATGTATGTTACTGCAGAAACTGGTACAGGTATTGTTCATCAAGCTCCCTATTTTGGCGAAGATGACTATCGATGTTGTTTAGCAGCTGGTATTATAACAAAAGATCAAGAAATGATATGTCCTATCGATAGTTGTGGATGTTTTATAGAACCAGTTCATGATTTTGTTGGAAAATATGTAAAAGATGCTGACAAAGAAATAGTCAAATATCTACAGGCAAATAAAAGATTAATACATGGCAGTACAACTAAGCACAGTTATCCATATTGCTGGCGATCCGATACTCCATTGATTTATAAAGCTGTACCTTCATGGTTTATTAGAGTAGAAGCTATAAAAGATCAACTAATAACAGCAAATAGTAATACTTACTGGGTACCAGATTCTGTCAAAGAAAAACGATTTGGTAACTGGTTAAGAGATGCACGCGATTGGGCTATTAGCAGAAATCGTTATTGGGGTAATCCAATCCCTTTGTGGATTTCAGAAGATGGACAAGAAGTTGTATGTGTAGGAAGTATCgcagaattagaaaaattaaccaACACAAAAGTGACAGACATTCATAGAGAAAGCATAGATGATTTAACTATACCCTCAAATCGACCAGGATATCCACCTTTACGACGTATACCTGAAGTCTTTGATTGCTGGTTTGAGTCTGGTTCTATGCCATTTGCACAAATGCATTATCCTTTTGAATGCAAAAAAGAATTTGAAGAGAATTTCCCAGCTGACTTTATCGGGGAGGGTATCGATCAAACTCGTGGATGGTTCTATACTCTTTTAGTTATATCAACTGCACTTTTCAAAAAAGCTCCATTTAAAAATCTTGTTGCCAATGGTTTGATTCTGGCATCCGATGGACAAAAAATGTCAAAACGTAAAAAGAATTATCCGGATCCTATACAAATTGTTGATAAGTATGGAGCAGATGCTTTGCGTTTGTACTTAATTAATTCTCCTGTTGTAAGAGCTGAAAATCTACGTTTTAAAGAGGAGGGAGTAAGAGATGTTATAAAAGATATATTTCTGCCTTGGTACAATGCATTTAGATTCTTACTACAGAAtattgaacgatttgaaagagaAGAAGAAACTACTTTTGTATACGATAAAACTAAAAATGTACATTCTAATAATATAATGGATAGGTGGATTCTATCTTTTACACAAACGTTACTGCAATTTGTTAAACAAGAAATGCAGTCTTACAAATTGTATACTGTAGTACCTCACTTGGTAAAATACATAGATAATCTTACTAATTGGTATGTGAGAATGAACAGAAAACGTATAAAAGGTGATGGTGGTGTAACTGATTGTCGGCAAGCGTTAAATACTTTATTCTCTGTTCTTTACACCATGGTGTGTATAAATGCACCCTTTACACCGTTTTTAACAGAATTTATGTTCCAACGTTTAACGAAAATACTTTCACCGTCTAAAACTAATATGGAGAGTGTTCACTATCAAATGGTACCAGAGTCTTGTTTACAGTTAATCgatgaaaatattgaaaaagcagTATCATACATGCAAACTGTAATTGAATTAGGACGTGTTGTAAGAGATAGGAAAACAATTCCTATCAAATATCCGTTACCAGAACTCGTAGTAATTCATCAAGATGCTACAATACTAGAAGAAATAATCTCTTTAAAGTCATATATTCTTGAAGAACTTAATATAAAGGAGTTAACAGTTACTACAGACAAACAAAAATATGGTGTTATACTAAGAGCAGAACCAGATCACAAAATACTTGGATCACGCCTAAAGGCTGAATTTAAGTCTGTTACACAAGTTATTAAAGAACTTTCTGATGAACAACTACAAACATTTGTTACAACAAATGAAATTATTGTACAGGGTCATAAATTAGAAAAGCAAGATTTACGTTTGATGTTTAGTTTTACAGGTCCAGCTGCTGAACAATTATCTAAACAATATGAAGCTCATAGTGaaggaaatgttttaattttgttggaTGTTACTCCTGATGAAAGTATGCATAATGAAGGAATAGCTAGGGAAGTAATCAATAGGATTCAAAAATTGCGGAAGAAAGCTCAGTTGGTTCCATCAGACGAGGCAATTGCATATTATGAAATTCAAGATAAAGATAGTACTTTAGCAAAAGTAATTGTTAGTCATAAAGGTTTTATTGAAAATGCAACTAAAACACCGCAAGAAGATTCACTTAAAATGCCAAGTAACGCAAGTGTAATCATAGAAAAAACAGAAAGTATTAAAGGAGTGGATATGAAACTTACTTTAGTAAAAACTATGCATGAAGTTCAAAATAACAGAACAGAAATGGAAACTTTGTTAAAATATGTAAATGTTGAACTTCTAGATATAAAACCAAGATTCGGTGCAACCAGTTGCTTAGGAACTATTTTATTACAAACTCCAAAATCACTGATTCCAATTTCATACGAACAATTAAAGCGAGAAATTGAACTAATATTTGGTATTCACGGTTGTTTTTATGACTTGTATATCAACAATGAGCTGATGTTGGAATTAAGTGATATATCATTATTACATAAACAAACGATAAAAGTACGAAAAGTTGGTTCATCAGAAATATTGTCATCTGCAGCATTAAAAAATCCTGGTTGTAAATTTGTTAATATAAATAGTGCTGCAGGTAAAGGTACTATTTTGTTAGAAAACCCAagaggaaattttaatttagatCATGCAATGTTAAAGCAACGATTACATCTTTTCTTTGATCACACAAGTATTTCTGAACCTTTACCTGCAATATTATGCCAATTAAATGGAAAAACTTTAGAACTGAGTTaa
- the Ilers gene encoding isoleucyl-tRNA synthetase isoform X2, producing the protein MITKHYIPGIWNLSGCNTPLSNFESGQNYKDVVDPSVVVSFPLVDEPGISILAWTTTPWTLPSNMALCCNPSFEYVEIKDHSSDNVYIILESSLELIYKSSDAYTVQRKRKGSDLKGKIYKPPFPYFQNLREKGAFVVLNDMYVTAETGTGIVHQAPYFGEDDYRCCLAAGIITKDQEMICPIDSCGCFIEPVHDFVGKYVKDADKEIVKYLQANKRLIHGSTTKHSYPYCWRSDTPLIYKAVPSWFIRVEAIKDQLITANSNTYWVPDSVKEKRFGNWLRDARDWAISRNRYWGNPIPLWISEDGQEVVCVGSIAELEKLTNTKVTDIHRESIDDLTIPSNRPGYPPLRRIPEVFDCWFESGSMPFAQMHYPFECKKEFEENFPADFIGEGIDQTRGWFYTLLVISTALFKKAPFKNLVANGLILASDGQKMSKRKKNYPDPIQIVDKYGADALRLYLINSPVVRAENLRFKEEGVRDVIKDIFLPWYNAFRFLLQNIERFEREEETTFVYDKTKNVHSNNIMDRWILSFTQTLLQFVKQEMQSYKLYTVVPHLVKYIDNLTNWYVRMNRKRIKGDGGVTDCRQALNTLFSVLYTMVCINAPFTPFLTEFMFQRLTKILSPSKTNMESVHYQMVPESCLQLIDENIEKAVSYMQTVIELGRVVRDRKTIPIKYPLPELVVIHQDATILEEIISLKSYILEELNIKELTVTTDKQKYGVILRAEPDHKILGSRLKAEFKSVTQVIKELSDEQLQTFVTTNEIIVQGHKLEKQDLRLMFSFTGPAAEQLSKQYEAHSEGNVLILLDVTPDESMHNEGIAREVINRIQKLRKKAQLVPSDEAIAYYEIQDKDSTLAKVIVSHKGFIENATKTPQEDSLKMPSNASVIIEKTESIKGVDMKLTLVKTMHEVQNNRTEMETLLKYVNVELLDIKPRFGATSCLGTILLQTPKSLIPISYEQLKREIELIFGIHGCFYDLYINNELMLELSDISLLHKQTIKVRKVGSSEILSSAALKNPGCKFVNINSAAGKGTILLENPRGNFNLDHAMLKQRLHLFFDHTSISEPLPAILCQLNGKTLELS; encoded by the exons ATGATTACAAAACATTATATCCCTGGTATATGGAATCTGTCTG GCTGTAACACGCCGCTATCCAATTTTGAATCAGGACAAAATTACAAAGATGTTGTCGATCCTTCTGTAGTTGTATCTTTTCCTCTGGTAGATGAGCCAGGTATTTCTATTCTTGCTTGGACCACTACTCCTTGGACTCTACCTAGCAACATGGCACTTTGTTGTAATCCTAGTtttgaatatgtagaaattaaagATCAttcttctgataatgtatacatTATATTGGAATCTAGTTTAGAACTTATATATAAATCTTCAGATGCATATACTGTGCAACGTAAGAGGAAAGGATCTGATTTAAAGGGAAAGATATATAAACCACCTTTtccatattttcaaaatttaagGGAGAAAGGTGCTTTTGTGGTATTAAATGATATGTATGTTACTGCAGAAACTGGTACAGGTATTGTTCATCAAGCTCCCTATTTTGGCGAAGATGACTATCGATGTTGTTTAGCAGCTGGTATTATAACAAAAGATCAAGAAATGATATGTCCTATCGATAGTTGTGGATGTTTTATAGAACCAGTTCATGATTTTGTTGGAAAATATGTAAAAGATGCTGACAAAGAAATAGTCAAATATCTACAGGCAAATAAAAGATTAATACATGGCAGTACAACTAAGCACAGTTATCCATATTGCTGGCGATCCGATACTCCATTGATTTATAAAGCTGTACCTTCATGGTTTATTAGAGTAGAAGCTATAAAAGATCAACTAATAACAGCAAATAGTAATACTTACTGGGTACCAGATTCTGTCAAAGAAAAACGATTTGGTAACTGGTTAAGAGATGCACGCGATTGGGCTATTAGCAGAAATCGTTATTGGGGTAATCCAATCCCTTTGTGGATTTCAGAAGATGGACAAGAAGTTGTATGTGTAGGAAGTATCgcagaattagaaaaattaaccaACACAAAAGTGACAGACATTCATAGAGAAAGCATAGATGATTTAACTATACCCTCAAATCGACCAGGATATCCACCTTTACGACGTATACCTGAAGTCTTTGATTGCTGGTTTGAGTCTGGTTCTATGCCATTTGCACAAATGCATTATCCTTTTGAATGCAAAAAAGAATTTGAAGAGAATTTCCCAGCTGACTTTATCGGGGAGGGTATCGATCAAACTCGTGGATGGTTCTATACTCTTTTAGTTATATCAACTGCACTTTTCAAAAAAGCTCCATTTAAAAATCTTGTTGCCAATGGTTTGATTCTGGCATCCGATGGACAAAAAATGTCAAAACGTAAAAAGAATTATCCGGATCCTATACAAATTGTTGATAAGTATGGAGCAGATGCTTTGCGTTTGTACTTAATTAATTCTCCTGTTGTAAGAGCTGAAAATCTACGTTTTAAAGAGGAGGGAGTAAGAGATGTTATAAAAGATATATTTCTGCCTTGGTACAATGCATTTAGATTCTTACTACAGAAtattgaacgatttgaaagagaAGAAGAAACTACTTTTGTATACGATAAAACTAAAAATGTACATTCTAATAATATAATGGATAGGTGGATTCTATCTTTTACACAAACGTTACTGCAATTTGTTAAACAAGAAATGCAGTCTTACAAATTGTATACTGTAGTACCTCACTTGGTAAAATACATAGATAATCTTACTAATTGGTATGTGAGAATGAACAGAAAACGTATAAAAGGTGATGGTGGTGTAACTGATTGTCGGCAAGCGTTAAATACTTTATTCTCTGTTCTTTACACCATGGTGTGTATAAATGCACCCTTTACACCGTTTTTAACAGAATTTATGTTCCAACGTTTAACGAAAATACTTTCACCGTCTAAAACTAATATGGAGAGTGTTCACTATCAAATGGTACCAGAGTCTTGTTTACAGTTAATCgatgaaaatattgaaaaagcagTATCATACATGCAAACTGTAATTGAATTAGGACGTGTTGTAAGAGATAGGAAAACAATTCCTATCAAATATCCGTTACCAGAACTCGTAGTAATTCATCAAGATGCTACAATACTAGAAGAAATAATCTCTTTAAAGTCATATATTCTTGAAGAACTTAATATAAAGGAGTTAACAGTTACTACAGACAAACAAAAATATGGTGTTATACTAAGAGCAGAACCAGATCACAAAATACTTGGATCACGCCTAAAGGCTGAATTTAAGTCTGTTACACAAGTTATTAAAGAACTTTCTGATGAACAACTACAAACATTTGTTACAACAAATGAAATTATTGTACAGGGTCATAAATTAGAAAAGCAAGATTTACGTTTGATGTTTAGTTTTACAGGTCCAGCTGCTGAACAATTATCTAAACAATATGAAGCTCATAGTGaaggaaatgttttaattttgttggaTGTTACTCCTGATGAAAGTATGCATAATGAAGGAATAGCTAGGGAAGTAATCAATAGGATTCAAAAATTGCGGAAGAAAGCTCAGTTGGTTCCATCAGACGAGGCAATTGCATATTATGAAATTCAAGATAAAGATAGTACTTTAGCAAAAGTAATTGTTAGTCATAAAGGTTTTATTGAAAATGCAACTAAAACACCGCAAGAAGATTCACTTAAAATGCCAAGTAACGCAAGTGTAATCATAGAAAAAACAGAAAGTATTAAAGGAGTGGATATGAAACTTACTTTAGTAAAAACTATGCATGAAGTTCAAAATAACAGAACAGAAATGGAAACTTTGTTAAAATATGTAAATGTTGAACTTCTAGATATAAAACCAAGATTCGGTGCAACCAGTTGCTTAGGAACTATTTTATTACAAACTCCAAAATCACTGATTCCAATTTCATACGAACAATTAAAGCGAGAAATTGAACTAATATTTGGTATTCACGGTTGTTTTTATGACTTGTATATCAACAATGAGCTGATGTTGGAATTAAGTGATATATCATTATTACATAAACAAACGATAAAAGTACGAAAAGTTGGTTCATCAGAAATATTGTCATCTGCAGCATTAAAAAATCCTGGTTGTAAATTTGTTAATATAAATAGTGCTGCAGGTAAAGGTACTATTTTGTTAGAAAACCCAagaggaaattttaatttagatCATGCAATGTTAAAGCAACGATTACATCTTTTCTTTGATCACACAAGTATTTCTGAACCTTTACCTGCAATATTATGCCAATTAAATGGAAAAACTTTAGAACTGAGTTaa
- the LOC143345292 gene encoding uncharacterized protein LOC143345292 isoform X1, translated as MTLIEGVGNEVTNFFIVVVVLLVGWLAWCSTSIIDQPLIRTVFILRHRTRTHNAELRSNHQNTNISQASNTEISQEESVEPVTEDNSNNSQSCPEPSVADPNGEISLESHRIFEATATEEVLIEAMDSFNNDNTLLLQKQTKIDTTEERSIPTSACIDNVECRSENLSTNDANEISIKLKFINDDQKVVIGSLNELLGDFKRRHFQMELDAQKLIRLIFKGHILQTDNQTLEQCGLYNNCVVHCLIHQPGPSPVPPQTSTLDNSAAMYIIPAAIPDIPATLEDVLDAREISSVHNEWDLSRLLVCILTLIIGVAWYTLYHRAQLFTATTTLALYTITTIFTVSLFCHFFSDQDNIRNTE; from the exons ATGACTCTGATTGAGGGTGTTGGAAATGAAGTTACAAATTTCTTTATTGTTGTGGTTGTCCTCTTGGTAGGCTGGCTTGCATGGTGTTCTACTAGTATCATAGATCAACCATTAATACGCACAGTATTTATATTACGACATCGAACACGCACACATAACGCTGAACTTAGATCTAATCATCAAAATACAAACATCAGTCAGGCTTCAAATACGGAAATATCACAGGAAGAATCTGTAGAACCAGTTACTGAAGATAATAGCAATAATTCACAAAGTTGTCCAGAACCATCTGTTGCAG ACCCAAATGGGGAAATTTCCTTAGAATCCCATAGAATATTTGAAGCAACTGCTACAGAAGAAGTACTTATTGAAGCTATGGACTCATTCAATAATGATAATACACTTTTGCTGCAAAAGCAAACTAAAATCGATACTACAGAGGAAAGAAGTATACCAACATCAGCATGCATTGATAATGTAGAATGCAGATCTGAAAATCTTTCAACAAACGATGCTAATGAAATTAGCATAAAACTTAAGTTTATAAATGATGATCAAAAAGTAGTTATTGGAAGTCTTAATGAACTACTTGGAGACTTTAAAAG GAGACACTTCCAAATGGAGCTTGATGCACAGAAATTGattcgtttaatttttaaagGTCATATATTACAAACTGATAATCAAACATTAGAGCAATGTGGTTTGTATAACAACTGTGTAGTCCACTGTTTGATACACCAGCCTGGACCAAGCCCTGTACCACCTCAGACGTCAACATTAGACAATTCAGCAGCAATGTATATCATTCCTGCGGCAATTCCAGATATACCTGCAACACTAGAAGACGTACTTGATGCCAGAGAAATTAGTTCAGTACATAATGAATGGGATTTAAGTAGACTCTTAGTCTGTATTTTGACTCTTATTATTGGTGTTGCTTGGTATACTTTGTACCATCGAGCTCAACTTTTTACTGCAACTACTACACTTGCATTATACACGATCACTACAATTTTTACTGTTTCATTATTCTGTCACTTCTTTTCTGATCAAGATAACATTAGAAATactgaataa
- the LOC143345292 gene encoding uncharacterized protein LOC143345292 isoform X2, protein MTLIEGVGNEVTNFFIVVVVLLVGWLAWCSTSIIDQPLIRTVFILRHRTRTHNAELRSNHQNTNISQASNTEISQEESVEPVTEDNSNNSQSCPEPSVAESHRIFEATATEEVLIEAMDSFNNDNTLLLQKQTKIDTTEERSIPTSACIDNVECRSENLSTNDANEISIKLKFINDDQKVVIGSLNELLGDFKRRHFQMELDAQKLIRLIFKGHILQTDNQTLEQCGLYNNCVVHCLIHQPGPSPVPPQTSTLDNSAAMYIIPAAIPDIPATLEDVLDAREISSVHNEWDLSRLLVCILTLIIGVAWYTLYHRAQLFTATTTLALYTITTIFTVSLFCHFFSDQDNIRNTE, encoded by the exons ATGACTCTGATTGAGGGTGTTGGAAATGAAGTTACAAATTTCTTTATTGTTGTGGTTGTCCTCTTGGTAGGCTGGCTTGCATGGTGTTCTACTAGTATCATAGATCAACCATTAATACGCACAGTATTTATATTACGACATCGAACACGCACACATAACGCTGAACTTAGATCTAATCATCAAAATACAAACATCAGTCAGGCTTCAAATACGGAAATATCACAGGAAGAATCTGTAGAACCAGTTACTGAAGATAATAGCAATAATTCACAAAGTTGTCCAGAACCATCTGTTGCAG AATCCCATAGAATATTTGAAGCAACTGCTACAGAAGAAGTACTTATTGAAGCTATGGACTCATTCAATAATGATAATACACTTTTGCTGCAAAAGCAAACTAAAATCGATACTACAGAGGAAAGAAGTATACCAACATCAGCATGCATTGATAATGTAGAATGCAGATCTGAAAATCTTTCAACAAACGATGCTAATGAAATTAGCATAAAACTTAAGTTTATAAATGATGATCAAAAAGTAGTTATTGGAAGTCTTAATGAACTACTTGGAGACTTTAAAAG GAGACACTTCCAAATGGAGCTTGATGCACAGAAATTGattcgtttaatttttaaagGTCATATATTACAAACTGATAATCAAACATTAGAGCAATGTGGTTTGTATAACAACTGTGTAGTCCACTGTTTGATACACCAGCCTGGACCAAGCCCTGTACCACCTCAGACGTCAACATTAGACAATTCAGCAGCAATGTATATCATTCCTGCGGCAATTCCAGATATACCTGCAACACTAGAAGACGTACTTGATGCCAGAGAAATTAGTTCAGTACATAATGAATGGGATTTAAGTAGACTCTTAGTCTGTATTTTGACTCTTATTATTGGTGTTGCTTGGTATACTTTGTACCATCGAGCTCAACTTTTTACTGCAACTACTACACTTGCATTATACACGATCACTACAATTTTTACTGTTTCATTATTCTGTCACTTCTTTTCTGATCAAGATAACATTAGAAATactgaataa